A single window of Pectobacterium parmentieri DNA harbors:
- a CDS encoding FdhF/YdeP family oxidoreductase, whose product MKFKPSIKPYRNAAGGWGSLEATTRFVLDSKQALKNIRNLLRVNKSKGFDCPGCAWGDDNSSTFSFCENGAKAVSWEATRKAVDLDFFAAHSVTTLRQQSDYFLEYQGRLTHPMRYDRASDRYVPIDWDAAFALIAQHINNMAHPNQAELYTSGRASNEASYLYQLFGRMLGTNNFPDCSNMCHEASGIGLKQSIGVGKGTIRLDDFEHADAIFVFGQNPGTNHPRMLHSLRHAADRGAHIVSFNTLRERGLERFANPQNPLELLTPLSGTISETYLQPNLGGDMAAVRGMVKALLETHRQRLSDGESGLFDQDFLSTHTQQVDKYLAVVDATSWQKIEQQSGLSEAQLRYVAAIYQQSPRVICTWAMGITQHKHSVATVREIVNLQLLFGQLGKPGAGLCPVRGHSNVQGNRTMGIDEKPTAAFLDRLAAHYDFTPPYAAGHNTVEALEAMLRDEIKVLIALGGNLAAAAPDSARTEEALSRCDLTVHISTKLNRSHLITGKVDALILPTLGRTDLDMQASGAQFITVEDSFSMVHASQGVGQPLSSLQRSETAIVCGIANAVLGHEKLDWLALADDYSRIRDHIAATIPGFSDFNANCDLPGGFYLGNAAAELRFNTLNGKAQFGHAALPETLFPQLQGNDVPFTLQTLRSHDQYNTTIYGLDDRYRGVYGQREVLFMHPDDIAALGLEDGDLVDIETLWNDGITRIVNGFKLVSYNIPRGNLAAYYPETNPLVPLSSFGDETHTPTSKSVPVSVRLSTQAESLLRIA is encoded by the coding sequence ATGAAATTCAAACCATCCATCAAGCCATACCGCAATGCGGCTGGCGGCTGGGGCTCGTTGGAAGCCACCACCCGTTTTGTCCTCGACAGCAAGCAAGCGCTGAAAAATATCCGAAACTTGTTGCGGGTCAATAAATCGAAAGGATTTGACTGCCCCGGCTGTGCCTGGGGCGATGACAACAGCAGCACGTTCAGTTTCTGTGAAAATGGCGCGAAAGCGGTAAGTTGGGAAGCGACGCGCAAAGCGGTCGATCTGGATTTCTTCGCCGCCCACAGCGTTACGACGCTACGCCAGCAAAGTGACTATTTTCTTGAGTATCAGGGGCGCTTGACCCACCCGATGCGCTACGATCGCGCCAGCGATCGCTATGTTCCCATCGACTGGGACGCAGCATTTGCGCTGATCGCTCAGCATATCAATAACATGGCACATCCTAATCAGGCCGAGCTTTATACGTCCGGCCGTGCCAGCAATGAAGCGTCTTATCTGTATCAGCTTTTTGGCCGCATGCTGGGCACCAACAATTTTCCCGACTGCTCGAATATGTGCCATGAAGCCAGCGGAATTGGTCTGAAGCAAAGTATCGGTGTGGGAAAAGGCACAATCCGCTTGGATGATTTTGAACACGCAGACGCAATCTTCGTCTTCGGTCAGAATCCCGGCACCAATCATCCACGTATGCTGCACAGCCTGCGCCATGCCGCCGATCGCGGTGCCCACATTGTCTCCTTCAATACGCTCCGTGAGCGCGGTCTGGAACGTTTTGCTAATCCACAAAATCCGCTGGAGTTACTCACGCCGCTGTCCGGCACCATTAGCGAAACCTATCTGCAACCCAATTTGGGCGGTGATATGGCTGCCGTGCGTGGCATGGTCAAAGCGCTGCTGGAAACGCATCGCCAGCGTCTATCTGACGGAGAGTCGGGATTGTTCGATCAGGATTTCCTGTCCACACATACCCAGCAGGTGGACAAGTATCTGGCGGTTGTCGATGCGACAAGCTGGCAGAAGATCGAACAGCAATCAGGGCTGAGTGAAGCACAGTTACGCTATGTAGCGGCGATTTATCAGCAGTCACCGCGTGTGATCTGCACCTGGGCGATGGGCATTACCCAGCACAAGCATTCCGTCGCCACCGTGCGCGAAATCGTGAACCTGCAACTGCTGTTTGGGCAATTGGGGAAACCGGGCGCGGGGCTGTGTCCGGTACGCGGCCATAGCAATGTGCAGGGTAACCGCACCATGGGGATCGATGAGAAGCCAACAGCCGCATTTCTCGATCGCCTGGCAGCACATTATGACTTCACTCCGCCTTACGCCGCAGGCCACAACACGGTAGAAGCGCTGGAAGCCATGCTGCGCGATGAGATAAAAGTACTGATCGCGCTGGGTGGTAACCTCGCCGCCGCCGCACCGGATTCGGCACGCACCGAAGAAGCCCTGAGCCGTTGCGATCTGACCGTGCATATCAGCACCAAACTCAACCGCAGTCACCTGATTACGGGTAAGGTCGATGCGTTGATTCTGCCAACGCTCGGCCGTACCGATCTCGACATGCAGGCCAGCGGCGCACAGTTTATTACCGTCGAAGACTCCTTCAGTATGGTGCACGCCTCACAGGGTGTCGGACAACCGCTTTCATCCTTGCAGCGCTCGGAAACAGCGATTGTTTGCGGGATTGCCAATGCGGTTCTCGGCCATGAAAAGCTCGACTGGCTGGCGCTGGCGGACGATTATTCCCGCATCCGCGATCATATTGCTGCCACCATTCCCGGCTTTAGCGATTTCAACGCCAACTGCGACCTGCCAGGCGGATTCTATCTCGGCAATGCCGCCGCCGAACTGCGGTTTAACACCCTCAACGGAAAAGCCCAATTCGGCCATGCCGCGCTGCCCGAAACGCTGTTCCCGCAGTTGCAAGGCAACGACGTACCCTTTACGCTGCAAACCCTACGTTCGCACGATCAGTACAACACCACAATTTATGGCCTGGATGACCGCTATCGCGGCGTTTATGGTCAGCGGGAAGTGCTGTTCATGCACCCGGATGACATTGCCGCGTTAGGGTTGGAAGATGGCGATCTGGTCGATATCGAAACGCTGTGGAACGATGGCATTACCCGCATCGTCAACGGCTTCAAGTTGGTGAGCTACAATATTCCGCGCGGTAATCTGGCAGCCTACTACCCGGAAACCAACCCGCTAGTGCCATTGTCCAGTTTTGGCGATGAAACGCATACGCCGACTTCTAAATCGGTGCCCGTTAGCGTTCGGCTCAGTACGCAGGCGGAATCCCTACTGCGTATCGCCTGA
- a CDS encoding LysR family transcriptional regulator: MDIKQLQYLCNLEKERHFGRAAEASFVSQPTLSMRLKNLEKELDLALINRGNNFEGFTAEGERVLAWAREIVSVYQGLKLEVASLKRGVSGVLRIGAVPQSSIALSSLLAAVNKEYPQLDFQISLFSADQLLEALNAHSVDVGIGFFEFSTLQELHFQASPLTEQGVDLLFHPHHFPQLVGDVPLALDALSEVPLCLAEASRYFRRYLDSHFREAGVSPWVKVESASVLQLLQSVYVGLGCGIVPHGSLIPEMTPELTLRPLQFPPMRRQPAVVIAQAGRATPLAQNFFDVAQQWLRAQS; encoded by the coding sequence ATGGATATTAAGCAACTGCAATACCTGTGCAATTTGGAAAAAGAGCGCCATTTTGGCCGGGCAGCGGAAGCCAGTTTTGTCAGTCAGCCAACGCTCTCTATGCGGTTGAAAAATCTGGAGAAGGAACTGGATCTGGCGTTAATCAACCGGGGTAACAATTTTGAAGGTTTTACGGCCGAAGGTGAGCGCGTGTTGGCCTGGGCGCGGGAAATCGTCTCGGTTTATCAGGGATTAAAACTGGAAGTTGCGTCGCTGAAACGCGGCGTAAGCGGGGTATTACGTATCGGCGCGGTGCCGCAAAGTAGTATCGCGCTGTCGAGCCTGCTGGCGGCAGTGAATAAGGAATATCCACAGTTGGATTTCCAGATCTCGCTGTTCAGCGCGGACCAACTGTTGGAGGCGCTGAATGCGCATTCAGTAGATGTCGGCATCGGCTTTTTTGAATTTTCGACGTTACAGGAGCTGCACTTTCAGGCGTCGCCGCTGACGGAGCAGGGCGTTGACTTGTTGTTCCATCCACACCATTTTCCGCAGTTGGTAGGGGATGTTCCGCTGGCACTCGATGCGCTTTCCGAGGTGCCACTCTGTTTGGCGGAGGCTAGCCGCTATTTCCGCCGCTATCTGGATAGCCATTTTCGTGAAGCCGGTGTCTCGCCGTGGGTCAAGGTGGAAAGTGCTTCCGTCCTGCAACTGCTCCAAAGCGTCTATGTTGGGCTTGGTTGCGGTATTGTTCCCCACGGCAGCCTGATCCCAGAGATGACGCCCGAGCTAACGCTACGGCCGCTGCAATTTCCCCCGATGCGCCGTCAGCCTGCGGTTGTCATCGCACAGGCTGGCAGAGCGACACCGTTGGCGCAGAATTTCTTTGACGTCGCACAGCAGTGGTTGCGGGCTCAGTCATAG
- a CDS encoding LacI family DNA-binding transcriptional regulator: MKGNLKIREIAQRTGYSISTVSRVLSGQSNTSENAKADILNCARQCGVLTDLANGRLLLNGLTIFAPPRAFDIRSDIFYHKVVQSIIDALKPHDVRVRYCGLEENDSDAALFLDKMRDPATEAALLIGIDDPYLHALAADSGKPCILINCIDRKMRLPGVAPAHQLIGEFSAHYLFEQGHHSVLTLLCLRRYTMERRLDGIRDAYQHHNLPFSPEAHLLALDNFSTADAEHAMTDFLAHCPQDKWPTAILAGGDFIAVGAVNALNKAGLRVPQDVSVMSMDGFNLSAIHDVPLTSVHVPREALGEEAVKLLQYRLIRPDAPVGNLLLNGTLVIRQSVRRLRASKSVAPVQDKSLYD, encoded by the coding sequence ATGAAAGGAAACCTGAAAATACGTGAAATTGCGCAGCGGACGGGTTACTCGATCAGTACCGTTTCACGCGTCCTGTCTGGTCAGTCCAATACCAGCGAAAATGCTAAAGCGGATATTCTCAACTGTGCCAGACAGTGCGGGGTGCTGACCGATCTTGCCAATGGTCGCCTGCTGTTGAACGGGTTGACTATTTTCGCCCCGCCGCGCGCGTTTGATATTCGGTCCGACATCTTCTATCACAAGGTGGTACAGAGCATTATTGATGCTCTGAAGCCACACGATGTGCGCGTGCGATACTGCGGGCTGGAGGAAAATGACAGCGATGCGGCGCTGTTTTTAGACAAAATGCGTGATCCCGCTACGGAGGCCGCTCTGCTTATTGGTATCGACGATCCCTATCTTCACGCGCTGGCGGCAGACAGCGGGAAGCCCTGCATATTGATTAACTGTATCGACCGCAAGATGAGGTTACCGGGTGTCGCCCCTGCGCATCAGCTAATCGGCGAGTTCTCCGCTCACTATCTTTTTGAACAGGGCCACCATAGCGTATTGACACTGCTATGCCTGCGTCGTTATACGATGGAACGGCGTCTGGACGGCATCCGGGATGCCTATCAGCACCATAATCTGCCTTTCTCCCCCGAAGCGCATTTGCTGGCGTTAGATAACTTCAGCACGGCGGATGCAGAACACGCGATGACCGATTTTTTAGCCCACTGTCCGCAGGATAAATGGCCCACGGCTATTCTGGCAGGCGGTGATTTTATCGCGGTTGGGGCGGTGAACGCGCTAAACAAGGCGGGGTTACGCGTACCGCAGGACGTCTCGGTGATGAGTATGGATGGGTTCAATCTCTCAGCCATTCACGATGTGCCACTGACATCGGTGCATGTGCCGCGAGAGGCACTGGGCGAAGAGGCCGTCAAACTGTTGCAATACCGTCTGATTCGCCCCGACGCCCCCGTGGGCAACCTCTTGCTCAACGGTACGCTGGTGATTCGCCAGTCCGTTAGGCGGCTTCGCGCCAGTAAATCGGTTGCCCCAGTGCAGGATAAAAGTCTCTATGACTGA